A single window of Drosophila suzukii chromosome 3, CBGP_Dsuzu_IsoJpt1.0, whole genome shotgun sequence DNA harbors:
- the LOC118877523 gene encoding uncharacterized protein has protein sequence MRSFEERRKTITSENRTTASRSNDGRALTGPHPWRFPGTDADAPAIRFQPHSGPQNAGITATPAHQLGHFVHVCVCGTEVHRRRANGGGREKKQDPTSSRVTFERGDKIGTGTKSSAPHFGAAVDAVYSSTEAAAEVLTTATHTLTCTEKNL, from the exons aTGAGGTCTTTTGAAGAAAGAAGAAAGACAATCACTTCGGAGAACCGCACCACAGCATCCCGCTCTAATGACGGCCGGGCACTTACG GGACCACACCCATGGCGGTTCCCTGGAACAGATGCAGATGCCCCTGCCATCCGATTTCAACCGCACTCGGGACCACAAAATGCCGGCATAACGGCAACACCTGCCCATCAGTTGGGTCACTTTGTCCACGTATGTGTCTGCGGAACGGAAGTGCATAGAAGAAGAGCTAATGGCGGTGGAAGGGAGAAGAAGCAGGATCCGACCAGCAGTAGGGTAACATTCGAGAGGGGGGACAAGATAGGAACGGGCACAAAATCGTCGGCGCCGCATTTTGGAGCAGCTGTGGATGCGGTTTATTCTTCGACTGAGGCTGCAGCGGAAGTTTTAACAAccgccacacacacactcacatgcactgagaaaaatttgtga
- the Acp76A gene encoding accessory gland protein Acp76A: MANFQLPLQVLSLLLLFRNTLQQNFSAQLVKEMGQQTNENYALPVFNIELILFQIHVAQVINNDPNLERDLIIGEGASKQASKEIENLGLIYKKAWRSKLEMVNKVAVPQEPLSKKLDLVSDLLVSSARKYDVGRDVKDSKTSSLNKWLSEKQDEVQAKIVELKKTQSGNKIAAISGMSVTPGWIIQFDSQVNRYFTKGYGTEKSIEPLCVPMMHSFSLFQTMSTNEANGIFIPFIAAHMGMLILLPRKGVTCQDILNNLGSQINAELSFFRRIHLTLPIFKFDFEYDISKILEKVDTAGMFDKFNFSSKSNITIDEFPIKAVVQFKSNYSLNKVNDIKIRNSETFEVNRSFVFVIKDRETIYSVGRIENLDGLAAQVSCSKV, translated from the exons atggCCAACTTTCAATTACCTTTACAAGTGCTGAGTCTTTTGCTCCTATTTCGCAACACTTTGCAACAAAACTTTTCTGCCCAACTGGTGAAGGAAATGGGTCAACAGACGAATGAGAATTATGCGTTACCAGTGTTTAATATAGAATTAATTCTCTTCCAAATCCATGTCGCCCAAGTGATTAACAATGATCCAAATTTAGAAAGAGACTTGATTATAGGAGAGGGAGCCTCCAAGCAAGCAAGCAAGGAAATAGAAAACTTGGGATTGATATACAAGAAAGCCTGGAGGTCCAAATTGGAGATGGTCAATAAAGTGGCGGTGCCCCAGGAACCCTTGTCAAAGAAGTTAGATCTGGTATCCGACTTGCTGGTGTCAAGTGCAAGGAAGTACGATGTAGGTAGGGATGTTAAGGACTCAAAAACGTCTTCCTTGAACAAATGGCTGTCGGAAAAACAGGATGAGGTTCAGGCCAAAATTGTAGAGCTCAAGAAGACACAAAGTGGTAACAAAATAGCAGCCATCAGTGGAATGTCGGTCACTCCTGGTTGGATTATTCAATTTGACTCTCAGGTTAACAGATATTTTACCAAGGGATATGGAACAGAAAAGTCGATAGAACCATTATGTGTTCCCATGATGCACTCTTTCTCCTTATTCCAAACCATGTCCACCAACGAGGCTAATGGTATATTCATCCCTTTCATAGCCGCACATATGGGCATGTTGATTCTTTTGCCGAGAAAGGGCGTTACCTGCCAGGATATATTGAATAACTTGGGTAGCCAGATAAATGCTGAATTGAGTTTTTTCAGAAGAATTCACTTGACACTGCCCATATTCAAGTTCGACTTTGAATATGATATCAGCAAAATTCTGGAGAAAGTAGATACTGCTGGCATGTTTGATAAGTTCAACTTTAGTTCGAAGAGCAACATAACAATCGATGAATTCCCGATTAAAGCTGTTGTCCaatttaaatccaattattcTTTGA ATAAAGTAAATGACATTAAAATACGGAATTCTGAAACATTCGAAGTTAATCGTTCATTCGTCTTTGTCATTAAGGATAGAGAAACAATATATTCAGTTGGTCGTATTGAAAACTTGGATGGACTGGCTGCTCAAGTGAGTTGTTCAAAGGTCTAA
- the LOC118877506 gene encoding uncharacterized protein, which yields MKAAFGIVEKSVILLVVIFLIKSSDSLFKVTNIKCQCYDKTFCDFPQCELKVLGRGKVGIFIYTKIYQLPIKKVLVNLSLFRKFSGYRPFMYNVTVDFCDYMRNPKRFPWLGVVHDTMLNSTNVNHSCPYNHDLIVSKMVLSDIMLKKTPFPTGSYMFQLIAGNPKWQGITQIMTDIVET from the exons atgAAGGCAGCATTCGGAATTGTCGAAAAAAGTGTCATATTATTagttgttatatttttaattaaaagttcTGATTCGCTGTTTAAAGTGACCAATATAAAATGCCAGTGCTACGACAAGACCTTCTGCGATTTTCCGCAGTGCGAATTAAAGGTATTGGGTCGAGGAAAAGTtggtatatttatatacaccAAGATATATCAGCTACCCATAAAAAAAGTGCTT GTCAATCTAAGCCTATTTAGAAAGTTTAGTGGCTATCGGCCCTTCATGTACAATGTCACCGTGGATTTCTGTGATTACATGAGAAATCCAAAGCGATTTCCCTGGTTGGGCGTAGTCCACGATACAATGCTTAACTCCACCAATGTGAATCACAGTTGCCCATACAAT CACGACCTCATTGTATCGAAGATGGTTCTAAGTGATATAATGTTGAAGAAGACGCCTTTTCCAACCGGATCGTACATGTTCCAACTGATCGCTGGCAATCCCAAGTGGCAGGGCATCACTCAAATCATGACGGATATTGTTGAGACTTAA
- the LOC108011770 gene encoding LOW QUALITY PROTEIN: uncharacterized protein (The sequence of the model RefSeq protein was modified relative to this genomic sequence to represent the inferred CDS: inserted 2 bases in 1 codon), with the protein MGECVRWPPAGRAEMNMRTSWGGAEXKLGGVPGGGGSGLSS; encoded by the exons ATGGGCGAATGTGTGAGGTGGCCGCCTGCGGGCCGGGCTGAAATGAACATGCGCACAAGCTGGGGAGGGGCGGA AAAATTGGGAGGAGTACCTGGAGGTGGAGGATCGGGTCTGTCCAGCTAA
- the Ugt316A1 gene encoding UDP-glucosyltransferase 2, with the protein MQILQVFLGTLLCGFVLGANILAVFPSVWKSHYLFGRRLLQELVESPGNHSVTLISPHAAQENVDLEIPRIRELRIEGLRENWLDMGMSFEAEEMRSQSVMERFTRLIYAGTTNVDILLSDPQVRKLLTSGEKFDLLIVDLFLSDALLGLAFYYGIPTVAISPTGANSWLNNMFGNPQSSSLDPSNFLPFTERMNIKQRILNSLMSTFERLTYNFFQLISQQSVYTNHFELLVKELPLYRDLTKNLSLALINSHPGLHYPRAYLPNMVEVGGLHLNHSNELQLPKHLLSFMESAPSGVIYFSLGADVQTAQLPQEKLAIILDVFDHLKEFHFLLKWEKEEFAVDQVLPENVMIADWWPQQAILHHPQVKMFVSSCGQLSVWESINGQKPILAIPILAEQEVMAKRLQLHGVSLTVGYDSIAYDSLLHGIRQLTLNTSYVEKLAELKDRLISRDSSPAKKAVRKIQLILDSGGADFLKSHAHTLNFWRAEGVDVLLIITVGFCGILTIPFLAICIILRKSYHSQAEQDQKPYRTNLKVVGRVHSYGEQSSCRSAKGTESLRRTRSAQSLSARSSSSSMSSTTATSPSTASTTPLDLTPPPIQLLGQVPPLQLYVTQQRIYSGDRSTSQEGNAEQRFP; encoded by the exons ATGCaaatcctgcaagtgtttttGGGCACTCTCCTTTGCGGCTTCGTCCTGGGCGCCAATATCCTGGCGGTTTTCCCCAGTGTCTGGAAGTCGCACTATCTCTTCGGCCGGAGATTGCTGCAGGAGTTGGTGGAAAGTCCGGGAAATCACTCCGTGACTTTGATCAGTCCGCACGCCGCCCAGGAAAATGTGGATCTGGAAATCCCCAGGATCAGGGAGCTGAGGATCGAGGGGCTGCGGGAGAACTGGCTCGACATGGGCATGAGCTTCGAGGCCGAGGAAATGCGATCGCAGAGTGTGATGGAGAGGTTCACCCGACTGATCTACGCCGGCACCACCAATGTGGACATCCTACTCTCCGATCCCCAGGTCCGGAAGCTCCTAACAAGTGGGGAAAAGTTTGACCTACTCATAGTGGACCTGTTTCTAAGCGATGCTCTACTAGG CTTGGCCTTCTACTATGGCATACCCACCGTTGCAATCAGTCCCACCGGCGCCAATTCCTGGCTGAATAACATGTTTGGTAATCCCCAATCGTCGTCCTTGGATCCCAGCAATTTCCTACCCTTCACTGAGAGGATGAATATAAAACAGAGGATTCTGAACTCACTGATGAGCACTTTTGAGCGGTTGACCTACAA TTTTTTCCAACTGATCTCCCAGCAGTCGGTGTACACCAATCACTTCGAGCTGCTCGTCAAGGAACTACCGCTCTACAGAGATCTCACAAAGAATCTGAGCCTGGCCTTGATCAACTCCCATCCTGGTTTGCATTACCCACGTGCCTATTTGCCCAATATGGTGGAGGTGGGCGGACTGCACCTGAACCACTCAAACGAACTCCAACTGCCAAAG CATCTTCTGTCGTTTATGGAATCTGCGCCGAGTGGGGTTATCTATTTCAGTCTGGGAGCCGATGTGCAAACTGCTCAGTTGCCTCAGGAAAAGTTAGCCATCATTCTCGATGTCTTTGACCACCTCAAGGAGTTCCACTTCTTATTGAAATGGGAAAAGGAGGAGTTCGCAGTGGACCAAGTTTTGCCCGAAAATGTGATGATTGCTGATTGGTGGCCACAGCAGGCGATCCTGCACCATCCGCAGGTCAAGATGTTCGTTAGTAGCTGCGGACAGCTGAGCGTCTGGGAATCGATAAATGGACAAAAGCCCATTCTTGCCATACCTATATTGGCCGAACAGGAGGTGATGGCCAAGCGCTTGCAGCTTCACGGAGTCTCCCTGACTGTTGGCTACGACTCCATAGCATATGATTCCCTGCTGCACGGGATAAGACAACTCACGCTAAATACCAGCTATGTGGAGAAGTTGGCTGAACTCAAAGATCGACTGATTAGCAGGGATTCCTCCCCAGCCAAAAAAGCAGTACGAAAGATTCAGCTCATATTGGACTCTGGAGGAGCTGATTTCCTTAAATCCCACGCCCATACTTTGAATTTTTGGCGAGCAGAGGGTGTGGATGTGCTGCTCATTATAACCGTTGGCTTTTGTGGAATTTTAACCATTCCCTTTCTGGCCATTTGCATTATACTTAGAAAGTCCTATCACAGCCAAGCGGAACAGGATCAAAAGCCCTACAGAACCAACCTGAAAGTGGTTGGAAGAGTTCACAGCTACGGTGAGCAGAGCAGTTGTAGATCTGCCAAGGGAACGGAGTCTCTCAGGAGAACGCGCTCAGCCCAGTCTTTATCGGCTCGTTCGAGCTCATCGAGCATGAGTTCCACCACGGCGACTAGTCCTTCGACAGCGTCCACGACGCCGCTGGACCTGACACCACCTCCAATTCAACTACTCGGACAGGTACCGCCATTGCAGCTGTACGTGACTCAGCAGCGCATATACTCAGGCGATCGAAGTACATCACAGGAGGGCAACGCGGAACAAAGGTTCCCTTAA
- the Sfxn2 gene encoding sideroflexin-2 → MSQVSTLIDVDKPLFDLSTFAGRFQYFAWMTDPRTVILSSDRLLEAKTMVERYRKGDQSPQVKPEEVHYNMKLYSSAFHPDSGELQNFCGRMSFQVPGGMLITGGMLAFYRTVPAVVLWQFINQSFNAVVNYTNRNANSPTSVTQLGVAYVSATTSALIAAIGCKNYWSRKATPLFQRFVPFAAVAAANFVNIPLMRQNEILNGIEVKNEEGEIVGQSRLAAIKGIGEVVVSRIAMAAPGMLVLPFIMERLEKLPAYRRIKWINAPFQTLMVGCFLCFMVPTACALFPQQCSLDTSTMRTFEPELFEEIEKKTRGNVPERVYFNKGL, encoded by the exons ATGTCGCAGGTCTCAA CCCTCATCGATGTGGACAAGCCCCTCTTCGACCTCAGCACCTTTGCTGGGCGCTTCCAGTACTTCGCCTGGATGACGGATCCCCGCACCGTGATCCTCTCCAGCGATCGTCTGCTCGAGGCCAAGACCATGGTTGAGCGCTACCGGAAGGGCGATCAATCGCCGCAGGTGAAGCCGGAGGAAGTGCACTACAACATGAAGCTGTACAGCTCCGCCTTTCATCCGGACTCTGGGGAACTGCAGAACTTTTGCGGCCGCATGAGTTTTCAG GTGCCCGGTGGCATGTTGATCACCGGTGGCATGTTGGCCTTTTACCGCACCGTGCCCGCCGTGGTTCTCTGGCAGTTCATCAACCAGTCCTTCAATGCGGTGGTCAACTACACTAATCGCAATGCCAATTCGCCCACCAGCGTTACGCAGCTGGGCGTGGCATATGTTTCGGCCACGACATCGGCCCTAATAGCCGCTATTGGATGCAAGAACTATTGGTCGAGGAAGGCGACTCCACTGTTCCAGAGATTCGTGCCCTTTGCTGCTGTGGCGGCCGCCAATTTTGTCAACATTCCGCTGATGCGACAGAACGAGATACTGAATGGCATCGAGGTGAAAAACGAGGAGGGGGAGATTGTGGGCCAGAGTAGACTGGCAGCCATCAAGGGCATAGGCGAAGTGGTGGTCTCCAGGATTGCAATGGCGGCGCCTGGAATGCTGGTACTGCCTTTCATCATGGAGAGGTTGGAGAAGCTGCCTGCCTACAGGCGCATCAAGTGGATAAACGCCCCATTCCAAACCCTGATGGTTGGCTGTTT CCTCTGCTTCATGGTTCCCACTGCCTGTGCTCTGTTCCCGCAGCAATGTTCCCTGGACACTTCGACTATGCGGACCTTTGAGCCGGAGCTGTTCGAGGAAATCGAGAAGAAAACCCGAGGCAATGTGCCCGAACGTGTCTACTTCAACAAGGGTCTGTAG